DNA sequence from the Sulfurimonas sp. HSL3-7 genome:
GATCAGGGTTTTTATTAACGGTTTCGGCCGTATCGGCCGTAGCGCATTGCGCGTGATGCTCGACGATGACGCTTTTGAGATCGTTGGGATCAACGATGTATTTCCTGTCTCTGAGTTCAAGTACCTTATGCAGTATGATTCGATCTATAAAGAGCTGCCGCACCGGGTCTCCCTTGAGAATGAGATCTTGCATGTGGGCAGACATACGATCAGGCTCTTTTGCCAGGCAGACCCTTCGTCTCTTGACCTCTCTTCTTTGCATGTTGACGTTCTGCTGCAGTGCAGCGGTCTGTTTTTGACACGTCAGGCGAATGTACCATACCTTGAGCAGGGGGTAAAAAAGGTCATTTTCTCAGCACCGCCTCATGATGATACACCCAGTTTTATCATGGGTTTCAATGAAGAGACGTATGGCAATGAAGCAATTATCTCTAACTCCAGCTGCAGTGCCAATGCAATCGCCCCTGTTTTAAAGATCATCGAAGAACGATACGGCATCCATGATGCCTGCATCAGTATGGTCCACAGCTATACCGGCGAGCAAAACCTGCTTGACGGCAAAACCGTTACCAATGAACTTCGCCGCGCACGTTCGGCGACGCAAAACATTCTGCCGCTTAGCAGTAGCGCAACGGCTACGCTCGGCCGTTTTTTTCCCCGGCTGGAAGGACGCCTTTATACCAAAAGCATCAGGGTCCCTGTCCAGGCGACGACACTTTATGATTTTACACTCCATGTCCACCATACTGTTAAATGCGAAGAACTTACAGCACTGTTCTCCGAAAAAGCCCGGGGCAGGCTGCGAAATATTATCGCGACAGATGACACCTGCAAAGTCTCATCCGATTTTGTAAAGAACCGTCACAGTGCGACGATAGACCTTCCTTTGACGGAAGTTTTAGGCGGTAACTGTATTAAGCTGACAGCCTGGCAGGATAATGAATTTGGCTATGCCAGCCAGCTTGTAGCGATGGCCAAGCGAGTTTTTGAAAAAGAGATGCAACGTTAGAAGATCATAATAGAACAGATAGCATTCTCTCAGGTGTACGATTCAAAAGAGCACAGGAAAAAATACAGTGCAATGAAGGTAAAAGATCGCAAAGGCGGACGAAGGATTCTGAGCAGAACTTGTTTTCGGAATCGAAGATGTATCGTTTACAGTGGTTAACACTGTATTGGTGCATTGTTCACCATCGGGCAGGCAGATTGCTATATAATTGTTTTAGACGGATAAAAAGGGATTCTATGAAAAAACTGGCTGCAGTTCTATTGATCGCCGGTCCGCTTTTGGGAAACGAGCTGCCGCTCTCTGAGGAAAAATCGGAACTTCTGAAACTCAAAAGAGAGAAAATACAGGAAGATATCGAGCGAGGCAAGAGCGCCTGGGTCTCGCCGCTGACTGTTTCGGCCTCGATCGCCAAAAACAAGGATGCGACAGACGGGCATAGCGAAGTGAAAAATGCGGGTATTTCGCTAAACCAGGATATTTTCCGAAGCGGCGGTATCTATTATGCCGTCGACCAGGTGAAGGCCTCAGGGGAGGCGAGCCTGCTGGGGGTCGATATTGAAGAAGCGACCTATCTTAAAAATATCTACACGCTTAAAGCACAGATCGAACGTGACAAACTCAAATACGAGCAAAGCAACCTGACGCTGAAAAATATGGATATCGACCTCTTTATTATCAAGGCCAAATACAAGGTCGGCAGTGCCGATATCAGTGAGCTCAACCGGGCGACGCTGGATCGCGACAGTGCACGTACAGACCTGATCGTCATCAAGAACACGCTCCGCAACGAACGCTATGAGTTGAAAAAATTCTCCGGGGTGGCGAATGCCGAGAAGATAAGGCTGCCGGAGATCCCGTTGATCTCCGAGAACACGTACCTGCAGGATCATCTTGAACTGCTGCAATACAGTGCACTTGACAGAAGCGATAATGCCGCCTGGAAAGTGACGCGCTCGACCTATCTGCCGAAACTGACCGTCAACGGTACGCTGGGGTACAGCGATTATCAGGGGGACATAGCCGAGTACAGCGGCGACACCTACAGCTACGGTGCCGTGTTGAGTATGCCGCTAGACATCAATACGCGGGGCACGGTCGCATCGGGCAAGCTGCAATACCTGCAGACCAAAACGGCTGAGATTGACCGTAAGATGGAGTTGGAGCAGGAGTATGCGATGCGCGTCAACACCATCGCCGATTACGAAGAGAAGATCGGCGTGGCCGAAGAGATGATCAAGATGTACGATGACCTTTACAATTTTACCAATAACCAATACAAAGCGGGTTTCAAGTCGGCGTACGACCTCGAATCGCTCGGGAATTCGGTCAAGATCCAGAAACTCGAGAAAGAGATACAGGGTTATAACATTATAATAGAGAAGATCTCACTCTATTTCGATACCAGACAGTGAAGGAAGTATGATGAAAGAGATGCAAAAGATCACAGCCTACAGCAACAGCGCATTGAAATGGAAGATCGGTATTGCGATTTTTACACTGCTGCTGGTTGTCGGTGGATACTTCCTTTTTATGCCGAAAGATCAGGAAGAGGCGTTCCGTTATGTGACGCAGCCGCTTGAAAAAGGCGATTTGACGATGACCGTTTCGGCTACCGGCTATATTGAGCCGGTAGAGAATGTCGAAGTCGGTACGGAGGTTTCCGGTACGATAGGAGAGGTCCTTGTCGATTACAACGATGTGGTCAAAAAGGGGCAGGTCCTGGCGCGTCTGGACAAGACAAAATACCAGAGCACCCTCGACAAGGCGGAGGCTTCCCTTGCCGCGGCAAAGGCCTCTTTGCAGAACATGAATGCGCAGCTTTACCAGGCGAAAGCGACGGTCACGCGCAACAAAACGCTCAGAGCATCCACAAACAGGGCCCTTCCTTCACAAAGCGACTGGGACCGCGACTGGGCGAGTTACCTTACCGCGAAGGCACAGGTGGCCAATGCCGAGGCGATAGTCGATCAGGCCAGACATGCGCTGGTCTCGGCCCAGTATGACCTGGAGAGGACGACGGTCTATTCGCCGATCGACGGCATCGTTCTGGTGCGCGACATTGATCCGGGGCAGACGGTTGCGGCTTCGTTCCAGACACCGGTGCTCTTCAAAATTGCCAAAGATCTGACCCGCATGGAGCTGCAGGCGAGCATCGATGAAGCCGACATCGCCAAGGTCAAGGCCGGACAGCGCGCGACCTTCAGTGTCGATGCCTATCCCGAGATAAGTTTTGAAGCACGTATCAAGCTGGTCCGGGTCAACTCTGAGATCGTCGATGGTGTCGTCACCTATCTGGCGGTGATGGATGTTGACAACAAAGACCTTCTGCTCAAACCGGGGATGAGCGCCGATGCCGATATCATCACCAAGACACTCGGCGATACCTTCATCGTCTCAAAAGCGGCACTGCTCTACATCCCGGTCAAACCGACTGTATCGGGCCTCTTTGGATCGGGCAAAAAGGAGAAGGTGACGATTGACCCCAAACCCCATGTCTGGCTTCTTGAGAACGGTCAGCCGAAAAAAGTCTATGTCAAAGTGCTCGGAAGCAGCGGTTCGAATTCCGCTCTCTCTTCCGAGGAGCTCAAAGAAGGAGACCCGCTCATTGTCACGCAGGAGAAGCGCGAATGATCCGGCTGGAGAAGGTGACCAAGAGCTATGGCAGAGGCGAAGCGGCCACCCATGTCCTCAAAGAGGTTGACCTCGAGATACAGAACGGGGAGTTTGTCGCGATCATGGGCCCCAGCGGGAGCGGTAAATCCACACTGCTGAACATCCTTGGGGCGCTGGACGTCCCGAGCGACGGCAACTACTTTTTTGCCGAGACAAATATCAGGAACCTTTCCAAAGACCAGTTGGCACTCTTTCGGCGCTATATTCTTGGGTTTGTCTTTCAGGGATTCAATCTTCTGAAAAAGACCTCTGCACTGGAGAATGTGGAGATGCCGCTGATCTATCTGGGGCTCGGCGTAAAGCTGCGTAGAGAGAGGGCGACGGAAGCGCTGAAAAGTGTCGGCCTTGAAGAGCGTATGAACTACGACCCCGGGCAGCTCTCCGGCGGCCAGCAGCAGCGCGTGGCGATCGCCAGAGCGATGGTGACGCGTCCGAAAGTGCTCATCGCCGATGAGCCGACGGGTAACCTTGACACACAGCGCGGCCACGAGATCATGCAGCTGATAAAGGGCTTCAACGAAGAGGGGATCACCGTCATCATGGTAACGCATGAAAAGGATATCGCCGCCTATGCATCAAGGACGATCTACCTGCGCGACGGCCGGATCGAAAAGGAGAGCAGTCATGCTGTTTAATGCCTTTTTGCAGGCCCTTCGCGAGATAAGACGAAACCTGATGCGTTCCCTGCTGACGGCGACGGGGATCGTCATTGGGATCGCGTCGGTTATCGCGATGGTCAACATCGGCAAAGGGGCCAGTGAATCGATCACGAAGAGCGTCGGCGAACTCGGCAGCAATACCCTCTTCATCATGCCGGGCCAGGAGCGCCACGGCCCGGGAACGCAATCGGTGCTTACCAAGGCGTTCAAGATGAAAGATGTCGAAGTACTCAAGAGCTCCATCTTCGCACTGGAGGCGGTATCGCCGGCTGAGGGCTCCTCGCTGACGGTACTCTACAAGGACAAAAACTATCAGACCAGTGTCCGTGGCGTTGACAACGGCTATTTTGAGGTGCAGAACTGGAGCCTGAAAGAGGGGAAGGAGTTTGAAAAGAGCGAGCTCAGGACAGGGCAGAACGTCTGTATCCTCGGTCAGACCGTCATCAAGGAGCTTGCACTCTCAGACGAGTCGATCGTCGGCAAAAAGATCCGCCTTCAGAAGTTCTCATGCCAGGTGATCGGCGTGTTGGAGGCCAAGGGGGCTAACACCTTCGGCATGGACCAGGATGACCTGGTCCTGGTGCCGATCAAGATGTTCCAGCGCCGTGTCAGCGGCAACGACAACATCAATCTCATTATGGCTTCCGTTAAAGAGAATATCCCTCTCGAAGAGGCCAAACTGCAGATCCAGCAGCTGATGCGCGAGCAGAGGCATATCAAGAACGGGGAGGAGGACAACTTCTCGGTGCGGAGCATGACGGCGCTGCTCGACACGATCACCCAGATCACCTCGATGCTCACCGTCATGCTTGGTGCGGTCGCGGCGATATCGCTGGTCGTCGGGGGGATCGGCATCATGAACATCATGCTGGTCTCGGTGACCGAACGCACCCGCGAGATCGGCATCCGTATGGCCGTCGGGGCGATGGCGCAGGACATTCTGATCCAGTTCCTGATCGAGGCGGTCGTGCTTTCGGGCATCGGCGGCATCGTGGGTATCATTGTCGGTATGGCGATCACCTTTGGTGTTGCCGTCGGGATGGACATCGCCCTGGTGATCGACCCGAGTATCACGATGGTCGCGCTGCTCTTTTCGATGCTGATCGGCATACTCTTCGGTATTATCCCAGCGCGTAAGGCGGCCAATATGAACCCGATTGATGCGTTGCGGTATGAGTAGGATGGGCTTTTCTTTTGTATTGGAAATATTTGTGAAAATGCGGTAATGCCTTGATTTGAATTTAAAAGCTTGCGCTTTTTATCTTATTAGAATTGTCCGGAAAGTTTTGGCTTTAGTGCGTAGAGGGATAATTTCGGCAGTTGTGCCGAAATGTACGAAGGCTGGAAGCTGCTATTTTCATTCAGCTAATAGTGCCGAAGGGTATTGCCCTTTTCTTTTTTTGGTTACTTTTTTCTTTTCAGAGAAACATTTTACTACGCAAAAGCGGTACCCTTGTTTTGGGCAGGCAAAAGAAAAAAAGTGACACACTATCGATACAAAGACATTCAAAACAAGAAGGTTTAAAAATTTACGATTTGTGTGCCTATAATAGGTAGACTATCTGTCCGGGCAGGTTTGAATGTGAACTGCTTAGTGAAGCTTTTGATACCGGGTGAAGAGAAAATCATTGTCGCTTGCCGCTGCATGACAGCTTACGCAGCCTTGCGTCCCTTTGTCCCAGCTCCTGTAGCCCCCGTCTGTTTTAACGAAACGCGCATATCCCCAGCCGTCTGCGGGATAGTTCTTGCTGTCTTTGACCATATATTCGATGCGCTGTACTTCATCGGCTTCCAAGGCATCGGGAAAATTTCCCATCGCCTTGACATTCCATCCGATCTTGACAACCTTGCTCCCTTCCGGAAGCGGTAACCGATTGTTCTTCAGTGCCTCAAAGGCTTCCGTGTTGGCCAGGATATAGCGGAGCTCTTTCTTGTCTGTTCTATAATGCGTTGCTACGATCTTATACTCCTGGAAATCTTTTATCAGGTTGAAGGGGAGTCCGTTCTGCAGCATCTTTAAAGTCTCCATCGCTTTATCGAAAGATCCGGTCTCATCTGCCGCAGCGGCACCAAACCCGATAACAGCACTTGCCAACAACATTAAAACGTTTTTTGCGTACATGTGTACACCTCCAGATATGTTTTTTACACAGAAACAGTCTATAAGACCAATATGGAGATTGTGTGAACGAACCTCTTTTTTATAGTTCAAAACTTCATAAACCTATTCTTAACGTTATCTCCACAATCAGCCTGTAGACTTTATATAACTTTTTTCAGAGTGAACTTTGTTGAATCAAATTTATTATAATATAACGGCATAAAGGTGAAGCATGAAAAAAAGGATCTTGATTGTCGAAGACGAATATGAGATCGTCCGTCTGATCAAAAACCGACTCGATCCGGAGCTGTTTGTCGTTGACTATGCACTTGATGGCCGGGAGGCGATGGACTTTATAGTTGGTAACCGCTATGACCTCGTCATACTGGATATCATGCTTCCCAGAGTAAACGGTCTCGAAGTCTGCCGCCATCTGCACAAGCATGCCCCCGAAACATTTA
Encoded proteins:
- a CDS encoding ABC transporter permease, producing the protein MLFNAFLQALREIRRNLMRSLLTATGIVIGIASVIAMVNIGKGASESITKSVGELGSNTLFIMPGQERHGPGTQSVLTKAFKMKDVEVLKSSIFALEAVSPAEGSSLTVLYKDKNYQTSVRGVDNGYFEVQNWSLKEGKEFEKSELRTGQNVCILGQTVIKELALSDESIVGKKIRLQKFSCQVIGVLEAKGANTFGMDQDDLVLVPIKMFQRRVSGNDNINLIMASVKENIPLEEAKLQIQQLMREQRHIKNGEEDNFSVRSMTALLDTITQITSMLTVMLGAVAAISLVVGGIGIMNIMLVSVTERTREIGIRMAVGAMAQDILIQFLIEAVVLSGIGGIVGIIVGMAITFGVAVGMDIALVIDPSITMVALLFSMLIGILFGIIPARKAANMNPIDALRYE
- a CDS encoding ABC transporter ATP-binding protein; protein product: MIRLEKVTKSYGRGEAATHVLKEVDLEIQNGEFVAIMGPSGSGKSTLLNILGALDVPSDGNYFFAETNIRNLSKDQLALFRRYILGFVFQGFNLLKKTSALENVEMPLIYLGLGVKLRRERATEALKSVGLEERMNYDPGQLSGGQQQRVAIARAMVTRPKVLIADEPTGNLDTQRGHEIMQLIKGFNEEGITVIMVTHEKDIAAYASRTIYLRDGRIEKESSHAV
- a CDS encoding TolC family protein, yielding MKKLAAVLLIAGPLLGNELPLSEEKSELLKLKREKIQEDIERGKSAWVSPLTVSASIAKNKDATDGHSEVKNAGISLNQDIFRSGGIYYAVDQVKASGEASLLGVDIEEATYLKNIYTLKAQIERDKLKYEQSNLTLKNMDIDLFIIKAKYKVGSADISELNRATLDRDSARTDLIVIKNTLRNERYELKKFSGVANAEKIRLPEIPLISENTYLQDHLELLQYSALDRSDNAAWKVTRSTYLPKLTVNGTLGYSDYQGDIAEYSGDTYSYGAVLSMPLDINTRGTVASGKLQYLQTKTAEIDRKMELEQEYAMRVNTIADYEEKIGVAEEMIKMYDDLYNFTNNQYKAGFKSAYDLESLGNSVKIQKLEKEIQGYNIIIEKISLYFDTRQ
- a CDS encoding cytochrome P460 family protein, with protein sequence MYAKNVLMLLASAVIGFGAAAADETGSFDKAMETLKMLQNGLPFNLIKDFQEYKIVATHYRTDKKELRYILANTEAFEALKNNRLPLPEGSKVVKIGWNVKAMGNFPDALEADEVQRIEYMVKDSKNYPADGWGYARFVKTDGGYRSWDKGTQGCVSCHAAASDNDFLFTRYQKLH
- a CDS encoding glyceraldehyde 3-phosphate dehydrogenase NAD-binding domain-containing protein, which translates into the protein MQKIRVFINGFGRIGRSALRVMLDDDAFEIVGINDVFPVSEFKYLMQYDSIYKELPHRVSLENEILHVGRHTIRLFCQADPSSLDLSSLHVDVLLQCSGLFLTRQANVPYLEQGVKKVIFSAPPHDDTPSFIMGFNEETYGNEAIISNSSCSANAIAPVLKIIEERYGIHDACISMVHSYTGEQNLLDGKTVTNELRRARSATQNILPLSSSATATLGRFFPRLEGRLYTKSIRVPVQATTLYDFTLHVHHTVKCEELTALFSEKARGRLRNIIATDDTCKVSSDFVKNRHSATIDLPLTEVLGGNCIKLTAWQDNEFGYASQLVAMAKRVFEKEMQR
- a CDS encoding efflux RND transporter periplasmic adaptor subunit translates to MKEMQKITAYSNSALKWKIGIAIFTLLLVVGGYFLFMPKDQEEAFRYVTQPLEKGDLTMTVSATGYIEPVENVEVGTEVSGTIGEVLVDYNDVVKKGQVLARLDKTKYQSTLDKAEASLAAAKASLQNMNAQLYQAKATVTRNKTLRASTNRALPSQSDWDRDWASYLTAKAQVANAEAIVDQARHALVSAQYDLERTTVYSPIDGIVLVRDIDPGQTVAASFQTPVLFKIAKDLTRMELQASIDEADIAKVKAGQRATFSVDAYPEISFEARIKLVRVNSEIVDGVVTYLAVMDVDNKDLLLKPGMSADADIITKTLGDTFIVSKAALLYIPVKPTVSGLFGSGKKEKVTIDPKPHVWLLENGQPKKVYVKVLGSSGSNSALSSEELKEGDPLIVTQEKRE